One genomic segment of Labrus bergylta chromosome 17, fLabBer1.1, whole genome shotgun sequence includes these proteins:
- the LOC109988558 gene encoding protein SET — translation MSASSAKVSRKENSNHDGADETSEKEQQEAIEHIDEVQNEIDRLNEQASEEILKVEQKYNKLRQPFFQKRSELIAKIPNFWVTTFVNHPQVSALLGEEDEEALHYLSRVEVTEFEDIKSGYRIDFYFDENPYFENKALSKEFNVNESGDPVSKSSEIKWKAGKDLTKRSGQTPNKAGKKRQHEEPESFFTWFTDHSDAGADELGEVIKDDIWPNPLQYYLVPDMEDEEGDGDDDDDDEEGLEDIDEGEEEEGDDDDEDGDGEDGEDDGEDD, via the exons AAAAAGAGCAACAGGAAGCGATCGAACACATCGATGAAGTACAGAATGAAATTGACAG ACTGAACGAGCAGGCGAGTGAAGAAATTTTAAAAGTAGAGCAGAAGTACAACAAATTACGCCAGCCGTTCTTTCAGAAGCGATCAGAACTCATAGCCAAAATCCCCAACTTCTGGGTCACAACATTTGTCAACCATCCACAAG TTTCAGCACTTCTGggcgaggaggatgaggaagcaCTTCATTACTTGTCGAGGGTGGAGGTCACCGAGTTCGAGGACATCAAGTCTGGATACAGAATAGatttt TATTTCGACGAGAACCCGTACTTTGAGAATAAAGCCCTCTCCAAAGAGTTTAATGTGAACGAGAGCGGGGATCCTGTTTCCAAATCGTCTGAAATCAAATGGAAAGCCGGAAAG GACCTGACAAAGCGTTCGGGCCAGACGCCAAACAAAGCTGGGAAGAAACGACAGCACGAGGAGCCCGAAAGCTTCTTCACCTGGTTCACCGATCACTCAGACGCCGGAGCTGACGAGCTGGGAGAAGTCATCAAGGACGACATCTGGCCCAACCCGCTGCAGTACTACCTG GTACCCGACAtggaggatgaggaaggagaCGGAGATGACGATGACGACGACGAGGAGGGTCTGGAAGATATCGacgagggggaggaagaggagggtgatgatgatgacgaggaTGGTGATGGGGAAGACGGAGAG GATGACGGAGAGGACGATTAA